TTGCCCTTTTACGTATGAGATCATGTGCGTGAGTTAGGAATTACAGATTAAAAATCGGAAAATTGGAACTGCACAAACGATCACCGTTTCATGTTCCATGTTTCACGTTTCATGTTTATATGATAATGCCATTTGACAATTCCAGCAAATTGTAATAGTATGCAATTAACGTAAACGCTGGAATTTACACGAAATTAACCTAAATAATAATCTTAAAACTACAGAATTATGCCAATGACACAATCTGCAAGGAAAGCCCTGAAGCAAAACATAAAGAAAAGGGAGCGGAATCTCGCAAAAAGCAATCATATAAAAAAGCTCATGAAGGATCTCAACACATTTTTAAATAGTCTTGAAAAATCCTCGAAAAAAGTCACCGCCGAAAACAAGAAGGAAGCCTATGCGAAACTGTCGGAAGTATATCAGGCAGTCGACAAGGCCGTGAAAAAGGGAGTTTTGAAAAAGAATACCGCTGCAAGAAAGAAATCAAACCTCGCCCAGAAGATCAATAAGATCGAGAAAAAATAATAAGGCAGTTATAATATAGAAAACAAAAAGACGTACCCAAAAAAACAAAACGAGGAATAGACCCAAACAAACCGCCCAAAAGGCGGTTTGTTTTATATCCAAAAATATTTTTTATGCGATCGATACGACCAGAAGATCAAGGGCCAATCCGGACTCCATCTTCCCCGTCTTTATGGCGACATCGGCGTCATAGAGCTTCCGATAGATCTTCTTCAGGTCCGGCAGCTTGAAATTACGGCACTGCTCGATGGTTTTTTTCACGACAAAGGGATGCATTTTGGCTCTCTGGGCCACCTGAGAATCAGAAAGACCTTCTTCCAAAAGATCTTTTATGATAAGCAGATTCCGGAATTGCCTGATCAGCATTGTCAAAATGTATATCTCATTCACTCCCTTCTCGATCTGCATATTAAGCATGAGTATCGCTTTTTGCCTGTCTCTCCGGCTTATGCTGTCTGTCAGGCTGAAAATATTCATATCCACCTTGGACCTCACAAGAAGTTCGACATCCTCTTTCGTGATATCCCTTTCTTCGGCAAAGCAAACGAGCTTCCCGATCTCGTTGTCCGCCTCCCAGAGATTATAGGACTGCGTGACCTTCTTGTTCCTGTCGCGCTGGGAAAAGCCTTTTCCGAGCGATACGGAAAGAATGTCCAGAGCGTCTTTCTTGATATTTCCTCCGCTTTTTTCTATCCTTTGCCAGATCCACGCGTCAAAACTGCGATCAACGGGAAGCAGGAATTCCTTCAATTCCGCCATCCCCTCTTTTTCAAGACGCACAAGCTCTTTGTAGGTTTTTTTTCTCTGGTCCACGCTCTCCTCGATGATGAACAGTTCGATGCCGTCTTTGGGTTTTGCAAAATATTTCAGTATCATATCGTCTTTTGCACTGCCTTTATCTTCATCCGTTTCATCCTCAGAATATCCTTTTTCTTTCTTCTTCTTTGAAACTGAAAGGACATTTTTCAGGATCAGCAGTTTATCGGAACTGAAAAGCGAATCGGATGAAAGGCCGACCTGGAGCCGGGACATCTTTTCCCGCTCATCGGCAGAGTCATATTTCCAATCGATCTGGTAAATATTCATAGCGCCATGTTTTTTTGCAAAATCGGCTTTCCTTTTTGCGAGTTCTTCGGAAATACTAAAATCGTCCTCCCCGAACCAGAAATGAATTGTTTTTTTATCTTCGTCCTTTGGCATAATAATATATCTTTATAGGATTTCTATATCTTCCATCCATTCCATAAAAAATCAAAATGTAAATATCAAAAATAAAAATGACAGATCAAAATGATAAAAAGCTTGCATTTAATAACCAATAATCAAGAAACAAACACCAAACAAACTTCAATTACCAAATGAACATAATGCGGAGGGTTTGATTATTACAAATTGGTTATTGTCTGATTATTGTATCTTGATGTTTGGTGATTTTAAATTTTACATTATCATTTTCCATTTTGATATTTGATCTTTTCATTTTCGTCACTCGACGCTCCACGCCACTTTCTGATTCGGCTGGACGACCTGGATCCAGATCTTGCCCCTCACAAACTTAACTTCTTCTCCGGATTCGTTATAGAAAAATATCTTGCTTTTTTGGTCTCCGCTGTCTTTCTTCCACGTGCCCTTTATTTCCCATCCGTTCTGATAGATGATTGCATCCCCCTTTCCTTCTATGTCCATGTCATTATATTGCCCATCAACCTGCCTGGACGCTGCGAACATGATCACAACATCCTTCGCTTCGATCTGCTGCCCGGTCAATTTGTCCACATCTTTTTTATCCCCCTTGAACCTGAAATATGAATTTGTCTTGGAATCATAATCATAATCAACCTTGAAAATGGAAGGGTATCCTATGGTCAACTTTCCGTTTTTCCCCTGCGGATTCTCTTCATCATAGAATTTATAGCTTTCAAAAATGCTTTCCTGCCGATAGCCCATTCTTTTCGCATAATCCGCCATCCTTTCAATGGTCGTAAATCCGTCATGGGGCTTTGGAGGCCCCGCTTTCCTATAGAAAACGCTTCCATCGAGATAAAGGGCGTTGATATTGTCCATGATCTTATTGTCCAGTTTTTCCAAAGCCAGATAGGATCCTCCCCAATGCGCATATATGGCATCGAATCCCATGGCAAGCGGTATGAAATCATGCCGGGAACTTCTTATGCTTCCGATCTCTTTGGGATCATTGCAGACAAAAACAGCCATGTATCTTGTTATGCTGTCGGTGATCACCGGCATTTCAACAACAATGTCAGCATCGGCGATCCCCGAGAGAGGCCACGCCTCAAGATCCCCCGCCATCATGACCGCAAAGGGGCGCCTCTTCGCGTTGTCGCACTCGGTTCCCGTGTAGGGATTGGCATCCTTTTTCGGTTCCTCGGCCTCGTCTTCCTCCGGATTCGGATTTTGCGCCGGCGTATCCGTGCCGTCATTCTCTATGCTGATCGATCTGTCCCCCATCCAGCTTTGCGGATTGGAGGCGAAAACACCGGTTGCAAGAAGCGCAAAGGAAGCCAAAACTATCATTATCTTTTTCTTTTTCTCCGCCATTTTTTTATTTAAAACTTATTTTATATAAGTAGTTCCTATTGAAATAGTATGATGTTGGCTGTATTGCGAGGAGGTACGATCCCGATATTCATCGGGACAAGCTCCGCAATCTCTGAGATAAGCCGAAAAAATTATAGAATAAGGCATAATTTGCATAGTATCGGGATTGCCACGGCTCTGCTGAGCCTCGCAATACACTTGAAATCATCATTATTTCAACAGAAACTAATTTATTATTACTTCTATATTATATAATAGGCCATGGACAAATACAACCTGAAAAGCTAAACCTCCTCCATTTCTTCCCAATTATCCCCGATCTTAACATCCACCTCGATCGGCACCGGAAAATCTATTTTCTTTCCGTCAAGCTCAAGGTGGCCGTTTTCCATGATGCGCTTTATATCCGTGCTTGCCTCATCCGCATTTTCATTCTTGATCGAAAATACGAGCTCATCATGCACCTGCAGGAGCATCCAAACCGCATCTTCATTTTTCCGGTTGTAGTCTTCGATCCATTTATCCAGCTTTATCATGGCGATCTTGATGATGTCAGCCGCGGTTCCCTGGATCGGCATGTTGATGGCCATCCTTTCCGCCGCATTCTTCACGATCGCATTCGGAGATTTAAGTTCCGGAAGATATCTCCTTCTGCCCCAAAGCGTTTCGGCATAGCCTTTTTCCCTCGCATCCGTTTTTGATCTCTCGA
This genomic window from Candidatus Paceibacterota bacterium contains:
- the rpsT gene encoding 30S ribosomal protein S20 encodes the protein MPMTQSARKALKQNIKKRERNLAKSNHIKKLMKDLNTFLNSLEKSSKKVTAENKKEAYAKLSEVYQAVDKAVKKGVLKKNTAARKKSNLAQKINKIEKK
- the holA gene encoding DNA polymerase III subunit delta, which codes for MPKDEDKKTIHFWFGEDDFSISEELAKRKADFAKKHGAMNIYQIDWKYDSADEREKMSRLQVGLSSDSLFSSDKLLILKNVLSVSKKKKEKGYSEDETDEDKGSAKDDMILKYFAKPKDGIELFIIEESVDQRKKTYKELVRLEKEGMAELKEFLLPVDRSFDAWIWQRIEKSGGNIKKDALDILSVSLGKGFSQRDRNKKVTQSYNLWEADNEIGKLVCFAEERDITKEDVELLVRSKVDMNIFSLTDSISRRDRQKAILMLNMQIEKGVNEIYILTMLIRQFRNLLIIKDLLEEGLSDSQVAQRAKMHPFVVKKTIEQCRNFKLPDLKKIYRKLYDADVAIKTGKMESGLALDLLVVSIA
- a CDS encoding DUF3048 domain-containing protein, which translates into the protein MAEKKKKIMIVLASFALLATGVFASNPQSWMGDRSISIENDGTDTPAQNPNPEEDEAEEPKKDANPYTGTECDNAKRRPFAVMMAGDLEAWPLSGIADADIVVEMPVITDSITRYMAVFVCNDPKEIGSIRSSRHDFIPLAMGFDAIYAHWGGSYLALEKLDNKIMDNINALYLDGSVFYRKAGPPKPHDGFTTIERMADYAKRMGYRQESIFESYKFYDEENPQGKNGKLTIGYPSIFKVDYDYDSKTNSYFRFKGDKKDVDKLTGQQIEAKDVVIMFAASRQVDGQYNDMDIEGKGDAIIYQNGWEIKGTWKKDSGDQKSKIFFYNESGEEVKFVRGKIWIQVVQPNQKVAWSVE